The following are encoded in a window of Nakamurella sp. A5-74 genomic DNA:
- a CDS encoding phosphotransferase, protein MDSDLRDLLIRHWGLTDARTALLGGGMNSTTWSVRHGGRAYVAKMVPQSELERLRIGCEIAAGLSNVGVRTGPPIPTLDGQLVVAVPPLALLDFVPGRELEGRTGLDQEWMADMLARVHRLGGSDHERTIAAGFFPWLRADAPGARNHAWLPAAVDRIRAEVDPLMLTHGLTHTDPAPEAFRRDEMLGVTGLIDWTGAQRGPVLYDIASAVMYLGGRERGATFLETYRTRGVLSDVELEHLDTLRRFRWAVQGVYFAGRLHAEDLTGVTAPSDNLRGLADARAGLHSLGIDVSRES, encoded by the coding sequence GTGGACTCAGACCTGAGGGATCTACTCATTCGCCACTGGGGGCTCACCGACGCCCGAACTGCTCTGCTGGGCGGTGGCATGAATTCGACGACCTGGTCAGTTCGACACGGCGGACGGGCGTACGTCGCCAAGATGGTTCCTCAGTCGGAACTGGAGCGACTGCGAATCGGCTGCGAGATCGCCGCAGGGCTGAGCAATGTCGGCGTACGTACCGGCCCGCCGATTCCGACCCTCGACGGACAACTCGTCGTGGCTGTACCGCCACTCGCGTTGTTGGACTTCGTCCCCGGCCGTGAACTGGAGGGACGGACCGGTCTGGATCAGGAATGGATGGCGGACATGCTGGCCAGGGTGCACCGTCTGGGCGGATCCGACCACGAGCGCACCATTGCCGCCGGTTTCTTCCCCTGGCTCCGCGCGGATGCACCGGGGGCCCGGAACCATGCTTGGCTACCGGCGGCTGTCGATCGCATCCGGGCAGAGGTTGATCCGCTGATGCTCACCCACGGCCTCACGCACACCGACCCGGCGCCCGAGGCGTTTCGCAGGGACGAGATGCTGGGGGTGACCGGATTGATCGACTGGACCGGGGCGCAGCGCGGACCCGTGTTGTACGACATCGCCTCCGCGGTCATGTATCTCGGTGGACGCGAGCGAGGTGCGACTTTCCTCGAGACGTACCGCACCAGGGGTGTTCTCAGCGATGTCGAACTCGAGCACCTCGACACCTTGCGGCGATTCCGCTGGGCGGTTCAAGGCGTGTACTTCGCCGGGCGGCTGCACGCGGAGGATCTGACCGGTGTCACAGCTCCGTCGGACAATCTGCGAGGGCTTGCGGACGCTCGCGCGGGACTGCATTCGCTCGGGATCGACGTTTCCCGAGAGAGCTGA
- a CDS encoding class I SAM-dependent methyltransferase, giving the protein MTHGDPRLSFDRAVDAYDEARPTYPVALFEDLFALLPPAPSVLEVGPGTGKATRDLLARGAFVHAVEIGPMMAARLRSNLPPDRLRVVVGDFEQVGAAQLEITPGTCDAVFSATAYHWISPSAQTDRPAELLRPGGLVAIVDLIQVAAPDDDGFFAAIEPIHQRYGQGHRGPPAPARDEVDPPMRRALDRDERYGAVSVRCYDWDQTYTAARYRQLMMSYSGTQQLAEPQRTALLDEVATCIDDQFGGTVTRPLVVTLTTAALRRPEVPQKRRG; this is encoded by the coding sequence ATGACGCACGGGGACCCGCGGCTTTCCTTCGATCGGGCGGTCGACGCCTACGACGAGGCTCGTCCGACCTACCCGGTAGCGCTGTTTGAGGATCTGTTCGCTCTGCTGCCCCCGGCACCCTCGGTGCTCGAGGTCGGCCCGGGAACCGGCAAAGCCACCCGAGACCTGTTGGCGCGCGGGGCTTTCGTGCACGCCGTCGAGATCGGGCCGATGATGGCCGCGAGGCTCCGGTCCAACCTTCCGCCCGACCGACTGCGAGTGGTGGTCGGTGATTTCGAGCAAGTCGGAGCAGCGCAGCTGGAGATCACACCCGGTACCTGCGATGCGGTCTTCTCGGCCACCGCCTATCACTGGATCTCCCCGAGCGCCCAGACGGACCGGCCCGCCGAGTTGCTCCGGCCAGGCGGCCTCGTGGCGATCGTCGATCTGATCCAGGTCGCCGCGCCCGACGATGACGGCTTCTTCGCTGCGATCGAGCCGATCCACCAGCGGTACGGCCAGGGTCATCGCGGGCCGCCCGCACCCGCCAGGGACGAGGTGGATCCGCCGATGCGCCGAGCGCTGGATCGCGACGAACGATACGGCGCGGTCTCTGTGCGCTGCTACGACTGGGACCAGACCTACACCGCCGCACGGTATCGACAGCTGATGATGTCGTACTCGGGTACGCAGCAGCTGGCCGAGCCGCAGCGCACGGCGCTGCTCGACGAGGTGGCAACCTGCATCGATGACCAGTTCGGCGGCACCGTCACCCGCCCGTTGGTGGTCACGCTCACGACCGCCGCCCTGCGGCGACCCGAGGTCCCGCAGAAGCGGCGTGGATGA
- a CDS encoding site-2 protease family protein, with amino-acid sequence MLTAIGIVLFVLGLLFSIAWHELGHLTFAKVFKVRTTQYMVGFGKTVWSKKVGETEYGIKAVPLGGYIRMIGMVPPDKFGRQRITTTALGPAGIFRQLVEDTRHGDRAQVLETDDGRQFYQLHPFKRIVIMFAGPFMNLVLAVILFGVVMTTIGVPTPNTTVSSVSACVVPATASAAEQQKTECPQTEWTPARMIGLQPGDVITDFAGTSITGWTQLTALIRAAAGQTVPLTVQRAGTPVTQQVTIVLTERPVTGANDQVVGTTPAGFLGVGPQFPYVTQSFGSAFDRTGQFIGTAAHAVIQIPSRIPALWDAIFNGAERDANSPVGIVGAGRISGEILALDSPAKDKWALFLTLLAGFNMSLFLLNLLPLLPLDGGHILGAVIEWIRRGINRLRRKALPPPFDVAKLMPVAYVVALLFIGLTVLTFIADVVNPVNLF; translated from the coding sequence ATGCTGACTGCGATCGGCATCGTCCTGTTCGTGCTCGGGCTGCTGTTCTCGATCGCCTGGCACGAGCTCGGTCACCTGACGTTCGCGAAGGTCTTCAAGGTCCGCACCACCCAGTACATGGTCGGCTTCGGCAAGACCGTCTGGTCGAAGAAGGTCGGCGAGACCGAGTACGGCATCAAGGCGGTGCCGCTGGGCGGCTACATCCGGATGATCGGAATGGTCCCGCCGGACAAGTTCGGTCGACAGCGGATCACCACCACCGCGCTCGGACCCGCCGGCATCTTCCGTCAGCTGGTCGAGGACACCCGGCACGGCGATCGCGCGCAGGTACTGGAGACCGACGACGGCCGGCAGTTCTACCAGCTGCACCCCTTCAAGCGGATCGTCATCATGTTCGCCGGACCGTTCATGAACCTCGTGCTCGCCGTCATCCTGTTCGGCGTCGTGATGACGACGATCGGCGTCCCCACCCCCAACACCACGGTGTCCAGCGTCAGTGCCTGCGTGGTGCCGGCCACCGCCTCGGCGGCCGAGCAGCAGAAGACCGAGTGCCCACAGACCGAGTGGACCCCGGCGCGGATGATCGGCCTGCAGCCGGGGGACGTCATCACCGATTTCGCCGGTACGTCGATCACCGGCTGGACCCAGCTCACCGCACTGATCAGGGCCGCTGCCGGACAGACCGTGCCGCTCACCGTCCAGCGCGCCGGAACGCCCGTCACCCAGCAGGTGACGATCGTGCTCACCGAGCGGCCGGTGACCGGTGCTAATGACCAGGTCGTCGGCACCACCCCCGCCGGGTTCCTCGGCGTCGGACCGCAGTTCCCGTACGTCACCCAGTCCTTCGGCAGTGCCTTCGACCGGACGGGGCAGTTCATCGGCACCGCCGCGCATGCGGTGATCCAGATCCCCTCTCGGATCCCGGCGCTCTGGGACGCCATTTTCAACGGCGCCGAGCGCGACGCGAACTCGCCCGTCGGCATCGTCGGCGCCGGTCGGATCTCCGGCGAGATCCTCGCACTCGACTCCCCGGCCAAGGACAAGTGGGCGCTGTTCCTGACGCTGTTGGCCGGCTTCAACATGAGCCTGTTCCTGCTCAACCTGCTGCCCCTGTTGCCGTTGGACGGCGGCCACATCCTGGGTGCGGTGATCGAGTGGATCCGCCGCGGTATCAACCGGCTCCGTCGCAAGGCGCTGCCGCCGCCGTTCGACGTCGCCAAGCTGATGCCGGTCGCCTACGTGGTGGCCCTGTTGTTCATCGGCCTGACGGTGCTCACCTTCATCGCCGATGTGGTCAACCCCGTCAACCTGTTCTGA
- the dxr gene encoding 1-deoxy-D-xylulose-5-phosphate reductoisomerase, with protein MGDVRRVVVLGSTGSVGTQALDLIADHPDDFQLVGIAAGGSRPQLLREQEVRFPGVQVATGADGAIALVETLDCDVVLNAIDGSVGLGPTLAVLASGRTLALANKESLVAGGALVLDAAAPGQLVPVDSEHSALAQCLRAGSAHEVASLVLTASGGPFRGRSVAELADVTVQQALAHPTWDMGPVITINSATLVNKGLELIEAHVLFGVPYEQIETVVHPQSIVHSMVTFRDGATIAQASPPDMKLAIALGLGWPDRLPRVSRSLDFSTASTWTFEPVDHEAFPSLSLARLAGTAGGLVPATFNAANEVAVRSFREGKFTFPGIPRLLAGIIDEAIGSEGLTTAPRDVADVLAAEAWARTRAEELVDAC; from the coding sequence ATGGGTGACGTGCGACGCGTCGTGGTCCTGGGCTCCACCGGGTCGGTCGGTACCCAGGCTCTCGACCTGATCGCCGACCATCCCGACGACTTCCAGCTCGTCGGGATCGCGGCCGGTGGATCCCGGCCCCAGCTGCTCCGCGAGCAAGAAGTTCGATTCCCGGGTGTGCAGGTGGCCACCGGCGCAGACGGCGCGATCGCGCTGGTCGAGACGCTCGACTGCGACGTGGTGCTCAACGCGATCGACGGCTCCGTCGGGCTCGGACCGACCCTCGCGGTGCTCGCATCCGGACGCACCCTGGCACTGGCCAACAAGGAGTCGCTGGTCGCCGGGGGCGCGCTCGTCCTCGACGCGGCGGCGCCCGGTCAGCTGGTGCCGGTCGACTCCGAACACAGCGCGCTCGCCCAGTGCCTGCGCGCAGGCAGCGCCCACGAGGTCGCCTCGCTGGTGCTCACCGCATCCGGCGGGCCGTTCCGGGGCCGCAGCGTCGCCGAACTGGCGGACGTCACCGTCCAACAGGCGCTCGCGCACCCCACCTGGGACATGGGGCCGGTGATCACCATCAACTCGGCCACCCTGGTGAACAAGGGCCTCGAGCTGATCGAGGCACACGTGCTGTTCGGCGTGCCCTACGAGCAGATCGAGACCGTGGTGCACCCGCAGTCGATCGTGCACTCGATGGTCACCTTCCGCGACGGGGCGACGATCGCCCAGGCAAGCCCACCCGACATGAAGCTGGCGATCGCGCTGGGCCTCGGCTGGCCGGACCGGCTGCCCCGCGTCAGCCGCTCGCTCGACTTCTCAACCGCGTCCACCTGGACCTTCGAACCGGTCGACCACGAGGCGTTCCCGTCGCTGTCGCTGGCACGGCTCGCGGGCACGGCCGGCGGCCTGGTGCCGGCCACGTTCAACGCCGCCAACGAGGTCGCCGTCCGTTCCTTCCGCGAGGGGAAGTTCACCTTTCCAGGCATCCCGCGGCTACTCGCAGGCATCATTGATGAGGCGATCGGGTCCGAGGGTCTGACAACGGCTCCCCGGGACGTCGCCGACGTGCTTGCGGCAGAGGCCTGGGCACGCACGAGAGCTGAGGAGCTGGTGGACGCATGCTGA
- a CDS encoding cupin domain-containing protein, protein MRLVPVVPVQLQRFGSHGVTVHHPTSSTDELLTFDGGSSVVVGRLDEGGVIGRHPATDLQLLMVVTGTIIVATDSATAELIEGQAVLFEPGEQHETRASTAASIVVFERRIDPRPAD, encoded by the coding sequence ATGCGACTCGTACCCGTGGTTCCGGTCCAACTCCAACGCTTCGGCTCCCACGGCGTGACGGTGCACCATCCCACCAGCTCCACCGACGAGTTGCTCACCTTCGATGGTGGTTCCTCCGTGGTGGTCGGCAGATTGGACGAGGGCGGTGTGATCGGTAGGCACCCGGCAACCGACCTGCAGTTGCTGATGGTGGTGACCGGGACGATCATCGTCGCCACCGACTCCGCAACGGCAGAGCTGATCGAGGGGCAAGCGGTGCTGTTCGAGCCGGGGGAGCAGCACGAGACCCGGGCGTCGACGGCCGCGTCGATCGTGGTCTTCGAACGTCGAATCGATCCTCGCCCGGCGGATTGA
- a CDS encoding DUF2631 domain-containing protein, whose protein sequence is MSGMDLEKKAPHGDDSALVPHSSPAPVRYNPDAPSEEWGWHGEWRVFAAKGSKTLLVVFTLVMFAMLFGNHVSRVEDWWLVLIGLGMIVWLVWREAAARHRRRTRP, encoded by the coding sequence ATGTCCGGAATGGATCTGGAGAAGAAGGCCCCACACGGAGACGACTCCGCGCTGGTACCGCACTCCTCGCCCGCTCCGGTGCGCTACAACCCCGATGCTCCCAGCGAGGAATGGGGCTGGCACGGCGAGTGGCGCGTGTTCGCTGCCAAGGGGTCCAAGACGCTGCTCGTCGTCTTCACCCTCGTGATGTTCGCGATGCTATTCGGCAACCACGTGAGCCGCGTCGAGGACTGGTGGCTGGTCCTCATCGGCCTGGGCATGATCGTCTGGCTCGTCTGGCGGGAAGCCGCCGCCCGGCATCGCCGGCGTACCCGCCCCTGA
- a CDS encoding helix-turn-helix domain-containing protein: MTPQATPSDDAIATASDSASAPVDDRPVEEPASSPTRARRRTLTDAKEIRALAHPVRVAMLDALRREGTLTATEAADLLDESPANCSFHLRTLAKYGYVEEAPGGTGRQRPWRRVDLGLSYGLEQPSPEVGAAARELDQHFRVQRQREIEVWEATWQSYPKEWRDASFSFQGLTYLTAAELAEINEQLIGLIDQFRERLDDPSKRPPDAHPVSINAGAHPLPRSKRGN, encoded by the coding sequence ATGACACCGCAGGCAACACCCTCGGACGATGCGATCGCCACCGCATCGGACAGTGCATCCGCTCCGGTCGACGACCGTCCGGTCGAGGAGCCCGCGTCCAGTCCCACCCGGGCTCGGCGACGAACGTTGACGGACGCCAAGGAGATCCGGGCGCTGGCCCATCCGGTGCGGGTGGCGATGCTGGACGCGCTGCGCCGGGAGGGCACGTTGACCGCGACCGAGGCAGCCGACCTGCTCGACGAGAGCCCCGCGAACTGTTCCTTCCACCTCCGCACTCTCGCCAAGTACGGCTACGTGGAGGAGGCGCCGGGTGGCACCGGGCGGCAGCGGCCGTGGCGGCGCGTCGACCTGGGTCTGAGCTACGGGCTGGAGCAACCGTCGCCCGAGGTCGGTGCCGCGGCCCGCGAGCTCGACCAGCACTTCCGGGTCCAGCGTCAGCGCGAGATCGAGGTGTGGGAGGCGACCTGGCAGAGCTACCCGAAGGAGTGGCGGGACGCGTCCTTCTCCTTCCAGGGGCTCACGTATCTGACCGCCGCCGAGTTGGCCGAGATCAACGAGCAGCTGATCGGGCTCATCGACCAGTTCCGCGAACGGCTCGACGATCCCTCGAAGCGCCCGCCCGACGCGCACCCGGTGTCCATCAACGCCGGTGCGCATCCCCTCCCGCGTTCCAAGCGCGGCAACTGA
- a CDS encoding TerD family protein: MTTPAAVLVKGQNAPLAATTVRIAVAVQAPTDLSALLVTDSGKVRSDTDFIFFNQPDGPGVRCVREGQTWVLDVDLAAVPADITTVRAVVNLETQGQRFGSLPAPVATVTSREGAPLAEYSVTGLDSEMIMVALELYRRGADWKVRAVGQGYAGGLAELIRDHGVSVDDAPASPPPAATSPPAPAAAPAPTAPVQDSGGAFGSMTPPPAPPAPTAPAHDSGGAFGSMSPPPSAPPGPPPAAFPPPSAPPAAYPPPNAPAQAFPPPSAPAAQVFPPPQGTPAGGAAPSGQDQGLTAGRPVSLQKGQKVSLSKSGGGGALTLVRMGLGWDPLQKKRGMFGSREVDIDLDASAVLYSGGNPVDLAFYNSLTSKDGSVQHQGDNRTGAGDGDDETIVIDLTRVGAHIDAIVFIVTSYEGQTFEQVQNAFCRLVDHTNGGELARYTLTGGMPVTGMVMAKVSRAGNGWQMQAIGEGIQAKTPSEAFPQLARFL, translated from the coding sequence GTGACCACCCCCGCCGCTGTGCTCGTGAAGGGCCAGAACGCACCCCTGGCCGCCACCACTGTCCGGATCGCCGTCGCTGTCCAGGCGCCGACGGACCTGTCGGCACTGCTCGTCACCGACAGCGGCAAGGTCCGCTCCGACACCGACTTCATCTTCTTCAACCAGCCCGACGGGCCGGGTGTCCGGTGCGTCCGGGAGGGCCAGACGTGGGTCCTGGACGTCGACCTCGCAGCCGTCCCCGCCGACATCACCACGGTGCGCGCCGTGGTGAACCTGGAAACCCAGGGGCAGCGCTTCGGCAGCCTTCCGGCTCCGGTGGCCACGGTGACCTCCCGCGAAGGTGCCCCGCTCGCGGAGTACTCGGTGACCGGTCTGGACTCCGAGATGATCATGGTGGCCCTCGAGCTCTACCGGCGTGGAGCCGACTGGAAGGTGCGCGCTGTCGGGCAGGGCTACGCCGGTGGTCTGGCCGAACTGATCCGCGACCACGGGGTTTCCGTCGATGACGCTCCGGCCTCGCCGCCGCCTGCCGCGACTTCTCCTCCCGCACCTGCCGCCGCGCCTGCCCCGACTGCCCCGGTTCAGGACAGCGGAGGCGCGTTCGGCTCCATGACGCCCCCGCCCGCTCCGCCGGCCCCAACTGCGCCTGCTCACGACAGCGGTGGCGCGTTCGGCTCCATGAGCCCGCCGCCCTCAGCGCCGCCCGGCCCACCGCCTGCGGCCTTCCCGCCGCCCAGCGCGCCACCGGCGGCCTATCCGCCGCCTAACGCGCCTGCGCAGGCCTTCCCGCCGCCCAGTGCGCCTGCGGCGCAGGTCTTCCCGCCGCCACAGGGCACGCCGGCCGGTGGCGCTGCGCCGTCGGGTCAGGACCAGGGCCTCACGGCCGGTCGGCCGGTGAGCCTGCAGAAGGGGCAGAAGGTCTCGCTGAGCAAGAGCGGCGGTGGCGGTGCGCTGACCTTGGTCCGGATGGGTCTCGGCTGGGATCCGCTGCAGAAGAAGCGCGGCATGTTCGGCAGCCGTGAGGTCGACATCGACCTCGACGCGTCGGCCGTCCTGTACTCCGGTGGCAATCCGGTCGATCTGGCCTTCTACAACAGCTTGACCAGCAAGGACGGGTCGGTCCAGCACCAGGGCGACAACCGCACCGGAGCCGGTGACGGCGACGACGAGACGATCGTCATCGACCTGACGCGGGTCGGCGCGCACATCGACGCCATCGTCTTCATCGTCACCTCCTACGAGGGTCAGACCTTCGAGCAGGTGCAGAACGCCTTCTGCCGCCTGGTCGACCACACCAACGGCGGCGAACTCGCGCGGTACACCCTCACCGGTGGCATGCCGGTGACCGGGATGGTGATGGCCAAGGTGTCCCGGGCCGGGAACGGTTGGCAGATGCAGGCGATCGGCGAGGGTATCCAGGCGAAGACGCCGTCCGAGGCGTTCCCGCAGCTCGCCCGGTTCCTGTAG
- a CDS encoding GNAT family N-acetyltransferase gives MPRIWQRSGARVLGSDQTAVVQGALDADPVAGCMIAERFETYGIDPRALGGNFWGVDGGREALAFVGGNLLPLAATGPEALRRLAEGLAHRTRSVASLVGRSELVLPLWEDLGSAWGPAREVRTIQPLLTCPRPPLIDPDPRLRRMTGQLGDHYFPAAVAMFTEEVGIDPCAGDGGRSYRARVDDLIRRGLAFAVLDGAEVIFKAEIGALSSRVALIQGVWVAPVHRGRGLAAAAVAALVQHIQRDLHRLPSLYVNERNVAARRVYERVGFQQAGQFSSVLF, from the coding sequence GTGCCGCGCATCTGGCAGCGGTCCGGAGCCCGGGTCCTGGGCAGCGACCAGACTGCAGTGGTGCAGGGCGCGCTGGACGCCGATCCGGTGGCCGGCTGCATGATTGCCGAGCGGTTCGAGACCTACGGCATCGATCCCCGTGCTCTCGGCGGCAATTTCTGGGGCGTCGACGGTGGTCGAGAGGCGCTGGCCTTCGTCGGCGGGAACCTGTTGCCGCTGGCTGCGACCGGGCCGGAGGCGCTGCGCCGATTGGCTGAGGGCCTGGCGCACCGCACCCGCAGCGTCGCCTCCCTCGTCGGCCGCTCGGAGCTGGTGCTTCCGTTGTGGGAGGACCTCGGTTCGGCCTGGGGGCCGGCCAGGGAGGTTCGGACCATCCAGCCGCTGCTCACCTGTCCGCGACCGCCGCTGATCGATCCGGACCCACGCCTGCGCCGGATGACGGGCCAGCTGGGCGATCACTACTTCCCGGCAGCGGTGGCCATGTTCACCGAGGAGGTCGGGATCGATCCGTGTGCGGGAGACGGCGGCCGCAGCTATCGCGCCCGGGTGGACGACCTGATCCGGCGCGGCCTGGCCTTCGCCGTGCTCGACGGCGCCGAGGTGATCTTCAAGGCGGAGATCGGCGCCCTCTCGAGCCGGGTGGCGTTGATCCAGGGGGTCTGGGTGGCCCCGGTCCATCGGGGGAGGGGGCTGGCCGCCGCGGCCGTCGCCGCGCTCGTGCAGCACATCCAGCGCGATCTGCACCGGCTGCCCTCGCTGTACGTCAACGAGCGCAACGTCGCAGCCCGCCGGGTCTACGAGCGGGTGGGATTCCAGCAGGCGGGACAGTTCTCCAGCGTGCTGTTCTGA
- the ispG gene encoding flavodoxin-dependent (E)-4-hydroxy-3-methylbut-2-enyl-diphosphate synthase has product MTSTTDSSTATGIGLGMPSMPADREVPILAPRRATRQLQLGSGSKGIGVGSDSPVSVQSMTTTLTSDVNATLQQIAELTAAGCQIVRVAVPTNDDAAALKQIVEHSQLPVIADIHFQPKYVYAAIEAGCAAVRVNPGNIRQFDDQVKQIAQEAKAHGTPIRIGVNAGSLDPRLFAKYGRATPEALVESALWECSLFEEHDFRDIKISVKHNDPVIMVRAYELLAQQCDYPLHLGVTEAGPAFQGTIKSSVAFGALLAQGIGDTIRVSLSAPPVEEVKVGLQILESLNLRERGLEIVSCPSCGRAQVDVYTLANEVTAGLEGMDVPLRVAVMGCVVNGPGEAREADLGVASGNGKGQIFVKGEVVRTVPESQIVETLIEEAMKIADAMRAEGVVSGTPSVSTV; this is encoded by the coding sequence ATGACCAGCACCACCGACAGCTCCACCGCCACCGGGATCGGCCTCGGGATGCCCAGCATGCCCGCCGACCGTGAGGTGCCGATCCTCGCGCCCCGGCGCGCGACCCGTCAGCTCCAGCTGGGCAGTGGCAGCAAGGGCATCGGCGTGGGCAGCGACAGCCCGGTCTCCGTCCAGTCGATGACCACCACGTTGACCTCCGACGTCAACGCCACCTTGCAGCAGATCGCCGAGCTGACCGCCGCCGGCTGCCAGATCGTGCGGGTGGCCGTGCCCACCAACGATGACGCGGCCGCGCTCAAGCAGATCGTCGAGCACTCCCAGCTGCCGGTCATCGCCGACATCCACTTCCAGCCCAAGTACGTGTACGCGGCCATCGAGGCCGGCTGCGCCGCCGTCCGGGTCAATCCCGGCAACATCCGGCAGTTCGACGACCAGGTCAAGCAGATCGCGCAGGAGGCCAAGGCGCACGGCACCCCGATCCGGATCGGCGTCAATGCCGGGTCCCTTGACCCTCGCCTGTTCGCCAAGTACGGCAGGGCCACCCCGGAGGCGCTGGTGGAGTCGGCGCTGTGGGAGTGCTCACTGTTCGAGGAGCACGATTTCCGCGACATCAAGATCTCGGTCAAGCACAACGACCCGGTGATCATGGTCCGGGCGTACGAGTTGCTCGCGCAGCAGTGCGACTACCCGCTGCACCTCGGTGTCACCGAGGCCGGTCCCGCGTTCCAGGGCACCATCAAGTCGTCCGTCGCCTTCGGTGCGTTGCTGGCCCAGGGGATCGGCGACACCATCCGCGTCTCGCTGTCCGCCCCTCCGGTCGAGGAGGTCAAGGTCGGCCTGCAGATCCTGGAGTCGTTGAACCTGCGGGAACGCGGTCTGGAAATCGTCTCGTGCCCGTCCTGCGGGCGCGCCCAGGTCGACGTCTACACACTCGCCAACGAGGTCACCGCCGGTCTGGAGGGGATGGACGTCCCGCTCCGGGTGGCTGTGATGGGGTGCGTGGTCAACGGACCTGGCGAGGCCCGCGAGGCGGATCTGGGCGTCGCCTCGGGCAATGGCAAGGGCCAGATCTTCGTCAAGGGCGAGGTGGTCCGCACCGTTCCCGAGTCGCAGATCGTGGAGACGCTGATCGAGGAGGCGATGAAGATCGCCGACGCCATGCGCGCCGAGGGAGTCGTCAGCGGCACTCCCTCGGTCTCGACGGTCTGA
- a CDS encoding CoA ester lyase, with amino-acid sequence MTHRVPLTLLYVPADRPDRIRRALDSPADVVIIDLEDAVTPAAKETARRTVTELEFEPGRSVQVRVNAAGTPWHDDDLSMAASLDERVQLRLPKCESAEVIGAVADRVGSRALHLLIESALGVERAYLLAGSHPQVATIGLGEADLLADLRAADPAALSWARGRIVTAAAAAALPAPTMSVFPDHRDSGGLRASCSEGRSLGFLGRAAIHPAQLPVIVEAFAPSTAEIEVARQVVAAAEAGAQIGRGAVALPSGKFVDAAVVRQARTVLTLADRGPDG; translated from the coding sequence ATGACACACCGCGTTCCGCTCACGCTGCTCTACGTTCCGGCCGATCGCCCCGACCGGATCCGGCGGGCTCTGGATTCGCCGGCAGACGTGGTGATCATCGACCTGGAGGACGCTGTCACGCCGGCGGCGAAGGAAACGGCGCGTCGGACCGTCACCGAGCTCGAGTTCGAACCAGGGCGCTCCGTGCAGGTGCGGGTGAATGCGGCCGGAACCCCTTGGCACGACGACGATCTGTCGATGGCCGCATCCCTGGACGAGCGGGTACAGCTCCGGCTGCCGAAGTGCGAATCCGCCGAGGTGATCGGCGCGGTGGCCGACCGGGTCGGATCGCGCGCGCTGCACCTGTTGATCGAATCAGCGCTCGGCGTCGAACGGGCGTACCTGCTGGCAGGTTCCCACCCGCAGGTGGCGACCATCGGTCTCGGCGAGGCCGACCTGCTGGCCGACCTGCGCGCCGCCGACCCGGCCGCGCTCAGCTGGGCCCGCGGACGGATCGTCACCGCCGCGGCTGCGGCTGCACTTCCCGCGCCCACCATGTCGGTGTTCCCCGACCACCGTGACTCGGGTGGCCTGCGTGCGTCGTGCAGCGAGGGTCGATCGTTGGGTTTCCTGGGGCGCGCCGCGATCCATCCTGCCCAGCTGCCGGTGATCGTGGAGGCATTCGCTCCGAGCACCGCAGAGATCGAGGTGGCGCGGCAGGTGGTGGCGGCCGCCGAGGCCGGGGCGCAGATCGGCCGCGGAGCGGTGGCCCTGCCCAGCGGGAAGTTCGTCGACGCCGCGGTGGTGCGACAAGCCAGGACGGTGCTGACGCTGGCCGATCGCGGTCCGGACGGCTGA